ttatataagaatataactactataatggcaaAAGCAAGGAGAAGCAGTAATCCGATGCACTCACCAATTAGATGATATCTTCAGTAGTTTATTGGTGTCAGATCATACCAAGGAGGGGGAAGGGTGGaataggtgcgggagcgtctctgcagtaacaacagtttcacgccgcagcgctttgtcaagttcagagtactctgaacttgacaaagcgctgcggcgtgaaactgttgttaGCTAGctgttctttttcttccctgaaccataactactataatactgctcctatatacaagaatataattactataatactgcctcctatatacaagaatataactactataatactgcctcctatatacaggaatataactactataatactgcccctatatacaaggctacaaccattataatactgctcctatatacaacaatatactttaactactataatagtgcctcgtatatacaagaatataactactataatactgtcccctatatacaagaatataactactataatactgctcctatatacaagaatataactactataatactaccccctatatacaagaatataactactataatactgctcctatatacaagaatataactactataatactgctcctatatacaagaatataactactataatactgctcctatatacaagaatataactactataatactgctcctatgtacaagaatatgatGAATTTAAATCCTCCAGTTAATTACCGCCATCTATGTGGCATTGTGTGTCagcattatattatattgttgttGTTGCAGCAGTTCTGTACTGTTCCTGGCTGCTCTTGCTATCTACTTTCCTGAGTCTTTAGTTCTTAGTACTTGTGTGATTCTTGCCTCTTATCCTGTGGTTTTGGACTTGACTTCCTGTTTCTGTTGTCAGAGATTTGCAGCCAAGTGTAATAAATTTCACAATGCCGTATCTGCAGAGTGTTCCCCTGTGAGCGCAGCTGGGAGAGGAGCAAAGAGGTTTCTATGTGGAGCTCAAAGTGCAGTTAGTGGGAGTTTCCTGATAGAAAGAGAGCCAAAATCTCTATTCCTAACAGTGTTCTTAAAGGGGCAGAACATCACCATCCACCCAGCGACTGAGAACGGTGACCCATGAGGAAGGCCTCGCCCAATCAGCACACATTTCTTTCATTTACTTAATTACTATCATTCCGCAATTATGGACTTTCTTCTCTACCTCTACAGGAAATATACATATATGAGTGTGGACATAAAAGTTGCTgtgtcaggacatacagcagctgataagtactggatgagtaaagatttttaaatagaagtaaattgcaaattactggcactttctgtcaccattttatgtgaaataaaaaatctttagctagagtacccctttaatgcataggTTGTAGTTGCATGTGCCTTTATGGGTCTGGAGGACCCCTTGTGGCCTCTATATTGGAAATGGTAGGTGAAGGCTGGAGGACCCTAATACAGATTTTGTGTTGGTGTACcagaagccttaaagggattatccagggtaagaaaacgtagctgctttcttccataaacagtgccacacctgttctcaggttgtgtttagcattacaacttggctccattcacataATTGgaactgaaaggtggaatctgattggttgctaggggcaactgagccagtttcactttacaccatgttttataaatctccccaaatgtcTCTCTTCTATCTCTGGTCAAAAATACCTTTATCATTGACAGACAGGGTCATCTGGGAGGGGCTTCACAGCTGTCATTTCCCGCCTTCCCACCTACATTAATACTGTACTCCCCGTATCCTTTGGGACATTATCAGAATGGGATGTTCGTACTGTAGCAGAGGCTGGGATTCATCTTGTGGTGCAAGCGCAGTAACAGCTGATAAGAATACGGCAATATATTCCAGCCTCCAGAGCAGCCCTATCCAatgatgtcactgagggggcggggacTACAGCGCAGATGCAGGTGatggctgtgaagccccgcccagatgacactgtccaccaaagaTAAGATGCATTTTTGACCAGAGAGAGAAGAAAGACATGTTTTATACAGGCAGATAAGAAATATTTAAAGTTTTAAACTTTAGAATGATGCTGAGACattatccctttaaggggttctGACTGCTACTGCTGTGTATGCTCCTGACTGTAAGCTCCTGCGCCTGTCCCTGGCTTTGAGCCTGAGGAAATAGGAGACTTATTTTAAATTGTCTGAGACATTTGGTGTAAAGAGGCTTATGGTGTGATTCATTACCCAGAAATGCTGATGCTGATTGAAGCTGATTGCTCCCACACCATCTAGTCGCGCTGCGCTCCATACTGATAGGCTGTGATTGCCACCATGTAACCTCATGACCCGAACAAGGTAAAATGTTGTGTCCTGTCCCTAGATAGCAGAGAGAAGCTTCAGTGTAGTGAGGGATTGTTCTGTGTAATCCCTACGGGTCCTTCCAGATGTAGAGATTTCTCGTCCGCAAGAGAAGTCTGCGAAATCGGCAcaatcggcactcatttgcagtgccttttcaCAACACGAGAAATTGATCTGCCGGGCTCTatgaacaatccttgtatcgttcATGCAGCTCTGGAAAGTTACAGCACAGCACGGATAtgttgctgtcagtttcctgatcacaagcagtgtatactaaccaagctgcttgtgatccggcatcctattCTACCGTTTTTCATCAAGCCCTGCCTCctacagctgtcaatcattctggaggaggtggggcctaaagATACAGACGGCGGTCGGAGGACTGAAGACATATCACTGGAGAGatgggactgtggaggtaatctctccatagctgtaacccctctctccccggacagagagtgctgcatgtatgtacccacatctgccctgctcattccttcatgctccccgcagtctctgtccgcccttgtgtttcccatcctctccattactgtacagtaacttataatatcacgtattctgctgtttctgaatgtttgtttcatttgttttacatgttattcataataataaatcattatttttggggtgtggaaccaattgtctgcatatcagtgatttcttatgggaacatttgctttggtttaagagtggatttggattacaagcgcagtcccggaacgtattatgctcgtaatccaaggcaccactgtatatatatatatatacattggttAGGGGAAACTTGTTAATCGGGCATTAGAAATACATGGCTGCTGTCTTCAAGAGACAGCGGGGCACCACaattgtcctcaggttgtttgcggTATTGCAGACCCATCTAGCTCAATAATGCCGAGAGAAAATACCAAGCACAACCCTTATAGCCCATGGTATTCTAGTCTTGACTACTAATTTATTACAAGTGTTCTGCAATTTGACACCTTAAAGGGGCTCTGCATTGGCTGTCAGTACAAGGTGTATAGGACTCTCCCAAATGACCACCAACATAATCTGATAGGGGTCAGGTGTTTTGGAAAATCCTTGCCCGACTAAACGgcctagctaccatagaggcagaccatgcaactgctataggACCTGTGCGGCAGGGAAGCCCGTCACAGTGAAGCATGGTCTACCTCCATGGCACTTGCTACAGCACTGACATCTACTAGAGGGAAATTATACAAGGGGCAATCTACTACCCTATGTAGTGTTCCCTTTTGTATATGGCCGGCCGCCTGTATAGTGCCCACGTAAGAAGATGGTCCCCTATtaagtgccccatttagtaggtggcccctgtgcagctcccctaATGTagacgaataaaaaaaaaaaaactcacctcccCTGGGACAGCAGCTGGCAAGATCTCACACCATAGGGGTGGGTGTTAGGGAAATTCTTGACAACTACTACGCAACAAGTGGCCTTGGGCTGTCCACATAACCTGCTTCTCCCTccaatacacaggcacagtcaCACTCACTCAGGACTCTGTGCGTTCTCTGCATAGTTAATGGCGCTCTCTaagtatcccccatatagtagatggcctctaGTGTGGTGCCTCctttagtagatgtcccctgtgtagtgccccctttagtagatgacccTGTGTAGTGCCCACTTTTGTAGATGACCCTGTGTAGTGGGCACTTTAGTAGATGGCCACCTGTGTagtgccccctttagtagatgacccTGTGTAGTGCCCACTTTAGTAGATTGCCACCTGTGTAGTGCCCCTTTTAGTAGATACCCCTCGTGTAGTGCCACCTTTAgttgatggccccctgtgtagtgtcccctttagtagatggctcctTTTATAGTGCCCCCTTTGGTAGATACCtccctgtatagtgcccccttTGGTAGATACCtccctgtatagtgccccctttagtagatggccccctgtgtagtgccctctttagtagatggctccttgtatagtgccccctgtgtagtTTTCTTTATTTCTATAGCTATATTATTCTCATATTACTACTTTACCTTACTTATATTTAGGTTCTATACATCTACTATATAACTTATCATGTTGCTGTATTATTTCTTAAAGCACCTATATTACACCTATCCAATATacctattttttattatttctatacCTATATTAATCTTATTATATCTCTATATTACTGTTATAATAAACCTATATCCTATAATATTAGCCTCTTCCATCTTCTCCTTTTTCTGTTCTCCTTCCGTCTCCTCTTCCGCTTTCTCCTTTACCtgctttttttctcctcttcctcctctttctcctttATGTGACTCCCACAACACAGCACCAGAGATATAGGGAGAAAAATTTAACGCAGATGTGAAGATTCCTTATAAGCTACACAAGATCACACATTTTATTTAACTCCTTACAAACAGAAGTCTTATTTGACTTGGATATCCTATCATAGGTTCAATATCTTTATCCCCTGAGGATTCCTGGTCTTAGTTATTCCCGGGAAGAAACACGTTGGAATTGTTTATTCTTCAGTCTTTAAATACCTGCTTTtatgcacaattttttttgtgaaaaacctaTCTATTGGTATAATTTTACTGGCCTTGCGTTGTGAAAAAGGTAGGGAGAGTAGggcttagcttttttttttttaggctggatAGATGAGGGTCATATCAGGGCCCCAAGTTACTAAACTATCCCTGACTAATTACAATTAgttactaagggtccatttacacggaaagattatctgacagattatctgccaaagatttgaagccaaagccaggaatggatttgaaaagagggtagatctcaggctttcctttatgccctgatctctgtttatagtctgtttctggctttggcttcaaatctttggcagataatctgtcagataatctttctgtgtaaatggacccttatccaGACTTATTGTATGATACACAAGTGATAGAAAAGTTTTTACAAAAAGATCTATGAATAAAAAGCCAGAGGCCTCTACTCACCCTGCGCTGTACAGTAACAGCGGGGACGTTGGGGTGGTCTGAGGTGGTGAGAGATGACATGAGGAGGATTTAACCAATACCAGTCCCAGAAAAGGATTCCAACCTGTAGATGTTTTACTGGTACAGATCTTCATAGAAGCCTTGATGGTTGTGCTGGGATTAACGGTGGTGGTATCTTGAGTTCCTCCAGTTCAGCCCCATGAATTTCCTTGAAGAAAGGATTAGATCTGATGCAGTCATGATGTCCTAGTCTTCTCTCTGGGTCCTTGGACAGCAGTTCCTTCAAGATGTCTTCAGCATTGCTCTCAAGATGATGTTGCGGCAGTGCAGAGATGATGCATCTTGagctgtgctctcctgtcatcagcTGGAAAAGGACGACTCCAAAGGAAAACCAGTCTGCTGCAAGGTTGTATCTGTCTCCAAGAGCTACCTCCGGTGCTATGTAGCCTTGGGTCCTGGCACATCCTATGATTCCCTCGGTCTTCTTCAGGGTGAGGCCAAAGTCTGCTATCTTTATGTGGCCAGAGCTGGTGATCAGGATGTTTGCCGGCTTCAGATTTCTGTGGATGAATCCTTTCCCATGAAGAAATTGTAGTCCTGATGTGATCTCGGCTGCGTAGAACGTGGCACTGGAGATGGGGAGACGTCCTTGTTTCTTCAGATGGTCGCTGAGATCTCCTCCAGAGGCAAACTCCATGGCCAGGAACCACTTGTTCTTCTTTGTTATAAACGAGcgctgagactggatgagaaaaggATTCCCTGCAGCCAGGTGTAGGATCTCATTCtcgatgttaaaggggttatccagtgctacaaaaacatggccacttttccccctactgttgtctccagttcaggtgtggtttgcaattaaagggaacctgtcaccccccgtgccggggtgacaggctcccgaccccccgttagagacccctatacttacctcatcccgccgggtcccgcttctggattcggtcgggtcccggagatctcagccgctgcagcccggcgcgcgcgctgagagatgagtccaacgctcatagagaatgacggagcgctggactctcctgtcattctctatgagcgttggactcatctctcagcgcgcgcgccgggctgcagcggctgagatctccgggacccgaccgaatccagaagcgggacccggcgggatgaggtaagtataggggtctctaacggggggtcgggagcctgtcaccccggtacggggggtgacaggttccctttaagctctatttacttaaatggaactgagtttcaaaaccccacccaaactggagacaacagtagggggaaagtggccatgtttttgtagcgctggataacccctttaatcctcctcTGCGCTGATGGTGAGTCTTTATCCACAATTTTCACAGCCAGGAGTGTGTTCAGGATGTTGTCCTTCACCTTCACCACGCTTCCAAAGCCGCCCTTGCTGATGATCTTTCCAAGGGTGAATCTCTTCAGGCTGATGGTGGATTCAGGGCGGCTCTCGCTGCTGGCTCCTGGCCTGGGCTCCTGGTCTTTCACATCCTCAGCCTGTTCTCCACTCTTCCTGATCTTTTTCTGGGGGCCATCCACACTCTCCTCAGATCTCTGCCTCTTTCCTTCGTACTTACCTCCATAGCTTCCATGCTGCACCTCTGGACATGCCTTCTTCTTTGGGGGGACCTGATGATCCTGACTCTTCTCTAATCCCCTTTTCTCCtccttaaaaaacttttttttttttattaaaatttttattagattttaacaaagtaaacaacagccattcataAAGGCCGACATGGACACTTTACAATAAAACAAATGTTTTAACATTGCAAATACAAAGTAACAACTGAGTTCTGCATTATTAGAAATCTAAGATAAAGTCCAAATAAAATGTGACTAAATCCCCCAGGAACTTAGACTCAACCCAGGACCCTATTATCTATAACATCAGCACAATCCTACTTCTCAGTGACAGTGATCGCTCCTATATGAGAGTCAGCTGTCAGCAGCGTCCCAACCACAGCAACTAGCTTACAGTTACAGGTGTGATGGGAGAAGAGACTGCAGTAATGTCTTATGTCATCCTGTGCCGCACAACAGGCAGCCTATACCAGCGTCCTTATAATAAAAGTATAATCTACTGGGGGTCTCTGATATAGACTATATTACTTTGTGGGGTCTCTgatatagactatgggggagatttatcaaacatggtgtaaattaaacctggctcagttgcccctagcaaccaatcagattccacctttcatttttcaaagagtctgtgaggaatgaaaggtggaatctgattggttgctaggggcaactgggccagtttcactttacaccatgtttgataaatctccccctatattactatgtggggtCTCTGATATAGgatatattactatgtgggg
The nucleotide sequence above comes from Dendropsophus ebraccatus isolate aDenEbr1 chromosome 8, aDenEbr1.pat, whole genome shotgun sequence. Encoded proteins:
- the LOC138800107 gene encoding protein kinase C theta type-like, with product MEAMEKKIRKSGEQAEDVKDQEPRPGASSESRPESTISLKRFTLGKIISKGGFGSVVKVKDNILNTLLASQRSFITKKNKWFLAMEFASGGDLSDHLKKQGRLPISSATFYAAEITSGLQFLHGKGFIHRNLKPANILITSSGHIKIADFGLTLKKTEGIIGCARTQGYIAPEVALGDRYNLAADWFSFGVVLFQLMTGEHSSRCIISALPQHHLESNAEDILKELLSKDPERRLGHHDCIRSNPFFKEIHGAELEELKIPPPLIPAQPSRLL